One segment of Aquimarina sp. BL5 DNA contains the following:
- a CDS encoding efflux RND transporter periplasmic adaptor subunit, translated as MSRKTLLIILIIVVILVIGLVFGKKAGWLGKDGNLKEVEISKIEKLDIIETVSATGKIQPEVEVKLSSEVSGEIIDLPIKEGQQVKKGDLLVRINPDIIQSGLNRSQAALENVRAGLRQAEASLKEAKLSYDRNKELFDKGVISKAEWDGSVSGYEVAEAAKQSAFYSVKSAQATVNEAKDNLNRTTIYAPMNGTISKLSVELGERVVGTQQMAGTEIVRVANLSNMEVEVDVNENDIVKISLGDSTIVEVDAYLKKQFKGLVTEIANSAESTLSADQVTNFKVKVRILEESYQDLVKDKPESYSPFRPGMTATVDVITNKRESIIGVPISAIVIKSDTSSKVKRSYTKEKLKESDEKFECVFVKDGGAAKLRVIKTGIQDDSNIEITEGLKEGEEVITGPYNVVTKTLKTGDKVTSKKEKKTEE; from the coding sequence ATGAGTAGAAAAACTTTACTAATCATTTTAATCATTGTTGTAATTTTAGTTATTGGACTAGTTTTTGGTAAAAAAGCTGGATGGTTAGGTAAAGATGGAAACCTAAAAGAAGTAGAGATATCTAAAATTGAAAAACTAGATATTATAGAAACTGTTTCTGCTACAGGGAAGATTCAGCCTGAGGTTGAGGTTAAGCTTTCTTCTGAAGTTTCTGGAGAGATAATTGACTTACCTATTAAAGAAGGGCAACAAGTAAAGAAGGGTGATCTTTTAGTTAGAATCAACCCAGATATTATTCAGTCTGGATTAAATAGATCTCAAGCTGCGTTAGAAAATGTAAGAGCAGGATTAAGACAAGCAGAAGCAAGTTTAAAGGAAGCAAAATTAAGCTATGATCGTAATAAGGAGTTATTTGATAAAGGAGTGATTTCTAAAGCAGAATGGGATGGATCGGTTTCAGGGTATGAGGTGGCAGAAGCTGCGAAGCAATCTGCATTCTATAGTGTAAAAAGTGCTCAAGCTACTGTAAATGAAGCAAAAGATAACCTTAATAGAACAACAATCTATGCCCCAATGAACGGAACAATTTCTAAATTGTCCGTAGAGTTGGGAGAGCGAGTAGTGGGTACGCAGCAGATGGCAGGTACCGAAATCGTAAGAGTGGCTAACTTAAGCAATATGGAGGTTGAGGTAGATGTAAATGAGAACGATATTGTCAAGATTTCTTTGGGAGATTCTACAATTGTCGAGGTCGATGCTTATCTCAAAAAACAATTTAAAGGCTTAGTTACCGAAATAGCTAACTCTGCAGAAAGTACACTAAGTGCGGATCAGGTAACTAATTTTAAGGTAAAAGTTCGCATCCTGGAAGAATCATATCAAGATTTAGTAAAAGATAAACCAGAGAGCTATTCACCTTTTAGACCAGGTATGACTGCTACCGTTGATGTCATTACAAATAAAAGAGAAAGCATTATTGGAGTTCCAATTAGTGCTATTGTGATTAAGAGCGATACTTCTAGTAAAGTTAAAAGATCTTATACAAAGGAAAAACTGAAAGAGTCAGACGAAAAGTTTGAGTGTGTTTTTGTGAAAGATGGTGGAGCTGCTAAATTAAGAGTTATTAAAACGGGTATTCAGGACGATAGTAATATCGAAATTACTGAAGGTTTAAAAGAAGGAGAAGAAGTTATTACAGGGCCGTATAATGTAGTTACCAAAACATTAAAGACAGGCGATAAGGTTACTTCAAAAAAGGAAAAAAAGACTGAAGAGTAA
- a CDS encoding TolC family protein, translating to MKVKISIICCVLFGILSTQAQDKKWTLRECVEYALENNITIKQSALNLEAAEIDKSDAIGALLPSFNANAGNTWSSGLSPDPITGTNRTATFRNSSYGVGVGITLFDGLRNLKQLQRAKINRLLNQYNLGKSKDDIALFIANSYLQVLLNKESLKVIEKQHDITLEQLKRTKDLVDAGVLPQGDLLEIEATSADELTRIVQAENAVLIARVGLAQTLLIKDYEKFDIAEQEYLVPESSILNKSIEEIRSSAREARYEVQIAEQNKLIAEKDLEIAKGAYYPTLSGSFNYGTREVGTNTFDVIGIDPVTPFDPIGTVEGTGDTVFSLIPNPVLQEAGPTPFIEQLYTNDGISYGLSLNVPIFNGFSTRNAVKRNKINVKRTAFQLEQAELDLDSNVYQAYVDAKGSAEAYEASLVAVKAQERAYEYAKDRYDVGRTNAFDFSQSKFRLENAQSNEVQAKFDYIFKIKVLELFFGIKLADIKL from the coding sequence ATGAAAGTTAAAATTTCGATTATTTGCTGTGTCCTCTTTGGGATACTAAGTACCCAGGCACAAGATAAAAAGTGGACATTAAGGGAGTGTGTAGAATATGCTTTGGAGAATAACATAACGATTAAACAATCTGCTCTTAATTTAGAAGCTGCAGAGATTGATAAAAGTGATGCGATTGGAGCATTATTGCCAAGTTTTAATGCAAATGCAGGAAATACTTGGAGTTCTGGGTTGAGCCCAGATCCAATTACAGGAACAAATAGAACCGCAACATTTAGAAACTCTAGCTATGGTGTTGGTGTAGGTATAACCTTGTTTGATGGATTAAGAAATTTAAAGCAATTACAAAGAGCTAAGATTAATCGATTATTGAACCAGTATAATTTGGGCAAGTCCAAAGATGACATTGCACTTTTTATCGCGAATAGTTATTTACAAGTTTTGCTAAACAAAGAATCATTAAAAGTAATAGAAAAGCAACACGATATTACTTTGGAGCAGCTAAAAAGAACTAAGGATCTTGTGGATGCTGGTGTATTACCACAAGGAGATCTTTTGGAAATAGAAGCTACTTCTGCTGATGAATTAACACGTATCGTTCAGGCCGAAAATGCAGTTTTAATTGCACGAGTTGGATTGGCACAAACACTGTTAATTAAAGATTATGAAAAGTTTGACATCGCAGAACAAGAGTATTTAGTTCCAGAAAGTTCTATATTAAATAAATCTATAGAGGAAATCAGATCTAGTGCTAGAGAAGCTCGATATGAAGTTCAAATTGCAGAACAAAATAAGTTAATTGCAGAAAAGGATTTGGAAATTGCTAAAGGAGCTTATTATCCTACACTTAGTGGATCATTTAATTATGGAACAAGAGAAGTAGGAACGAATACATTTGATGTTATAGGAATTGACCCGGTTACTCCTTTCGATCCAATTGGAACAGTAGAAGGTACAGGAGATACCGTTTTTTCTCTTATACCAAATCCTGTGTTGCAAGAGGCAGGACCAACTCCTTTTATAGAGCAATTGTATACCAATGATGGAATATCTTATGGTTTATCACTAAATGTTCCTATCTTCAATGGCTTTTCTACAAGAAACGCTGTTAAAAGAAATAAAATCAACGTAAAACGTACAGCTTTTCAATTAGAGCAAGCGGAGTTAGACTTAGATAGTAATGTATATCAAGCATATGTAGATGCTAAAGGATCTGCAGAAGCTTATGAAGCATCTTTAGTAGCGGTAAAAGCTCAAGAAAGAGCATATGAATATGCTAAAGATCGATATGACGTAGGAAGAACGAATGCATTTGATTTTAGTCAATCTAAATTTAGATTAGAAAATGCGCAGAGTAATGAAGTACAAGCTAAATTTGATTATATTTTTAAAATTAAAGTGTTAGAACTTTTTTTCGGAATTAAACTAGCAGATATAAAACTATAA
- a CDS encoding efflux RND transporter periplasmic adaptor subunit: MKKFFKILLVVVFIALLGFSGKYLIDSNSKSPIVFTTEKAFKTSIEEKTVATGKVIPEDEVEIKPQISGIIEKIFVEEGEPIKTGDLIAKVKVVPNEQSLNSARGRVKNAQIVLNNSKTEYDRNKALFEKGVISSQDFNAIELNYNRAKQDVSNAQSDLQIIRLGSAGGSSSANTNIRATVSGTILEIPVKEGDQVIESNNFNAGTSIATIADLNKMIFEGKVDEAEVSKLKIDMPLKVSLGAIRDKEFDAKLKFIAPKGNEEQGAVQFKIEGEVFLDDEYFVRAGYSANASIVLDVKEDILAIKEALLQFDRKTEEPYVEIKTGDQEFERREIEIGLSDGINVEIVSGLTEDDEIKVWNKTEPIKIEPEGSEN, from the coding sequence ATGAAGAAGTTTTTTAAAATTTTATTAGTTGTAGTTTTTATAGCCTTACTAGGTTTTTCTGGTAAGTATCTTATAGATTCCAATAGTAAATCGCCTATAGTATTTACTACAGAAAAAGCTTTTAAAACCTCAATAGAAGAGAAAACTGTGGCTACAGGAAAAGTGATTCCGGAAGATGAGGTAGAAATCAAACCTCAAATATCAGGAATCATCGAAAAAATATTTGTGGAAGAAGGAGAGCCTATAAAAACAGGTGATTTAATTGCTAAAGTAAAAGTTGTGCCTAATGAACAATCATTAAATAGCGCTAGAGGACGAGTTAAAAATGCACAGATTGTATTGAATAATTCTAAAACGGAATATGATAGAAATAAAGCCCTTTTCGAAAAAGGAGTAATTTCTAGTCAGGATTTTAATGCAATCGAGCTTAATTACAATAGAGCTAAGCAGGATGTTTCTAATGCGCAAAGTGATCTTCAGATTATAAGGTTAGGATCCGCAGGAGGATCTTCTTCGGCAAATACAAATATTAGAGCTACGGTGTCAGGAACGATTCTAGAAATACCCGTAAAAGAAGGTGATCAGGTAATAGAAAGTAATAATTTTAATGCAGGAACTTCTATCGCTACTATTGCAGATCTAAACAAAATGATTTTTGAAGGTAAAGTGGATGAAGCAGAAGTAAGCAAGTTAAAAATTGATATGCCTCTAAAAGTAAGCCTTGGTGCAATTAGGGATAAAGAATTTGATGCAAAACTTAAATTCATTGCGCCTAAGGGTAACGAAGAACAAGGTGCAGTTCAATTTAAGATTGAAGGAGAAGTGTTTTTAGATGACGAGTATTTTGTAAGAGCAGGTTATAGTGCTAACGCTTCTATTGTATTAGACGTTAAAGAAGATATTTTAGCAATTAAAGAAGCATTATTACAATTTGATAGAAAAACAGAAGAGCCATATGTAGAGATCAAAACAGGAGATCAGGAATTTGAAAGAAGAGAAATAGAGATAGGTCTATCTGATGGGATTAATGTAGAAATAGTATCGGGCTTAACAGAAGATGATGAGATTAAAGTTTGGAATAAAACTGAGCCAATTAAAATAGAACCAGAAGGAAGTGAAAACTAA
- a CDS encoding ABC transporter permease: MKFIFERDTWQEIYGAIRKNKIRTIITVIGVTWGVFLFVVLLGMAKGLDNSFRSQFNDFATNTMFLWGQQTSMPNNGFKRGRGMQLTLDDVEALESQVNDIEYIAPRNVTGQWGTPPGQFVRGSKSGAFKVFGDYPTIDKVSKKKIFDGGRFINEEDIKYERKVCVIGEDIYKQFYDKEEEAIGDFVKINGIYFKVIGVYKPTQQGFEGDDSIFLPFTTFQSIFNQGRNISWMVITAKPDKNIVNTEAKIKTALKRMHDVHPDDDQAFGSFNLGEEVAKVNGFLSGMRLITYIVGIATLIAGVIAIGNVLLITVKERTREIGVRRALGATPAEIRGQIMLESIMLTFIAGLIGFVFGTIVLWGVNSAIGNSDDVPILNPTVDFFAVVGALLSIVLLGTIIGLIPAQKAVSIKPIEALREE; encoded by the coding sequence ATGAAATTTATATTCGAAAGAGATACCTGGCAAGAAATTTATGGAGCAATCCGGAAGAATAAAATCAGAACGATCATCACTGTTATAGGTGTAACGTGGGGAGTGTTTTTGTTTGTAGTTCTTTTAGGAATGGCAAAAGGTCTGGATAATAGTTTCAGAAGTCAGTTTAATGATTTTGCGACGAACACTATGTTTCTTTGGGGGCAACAAACCAGTATGCCTAATAATGGCTTTAAAAGAGGGAGAGGCATGCAGCTTACTTTAGATGACGTAGAAGCTTTAGAGTCACAAGTAAACGACATAGAATATATTGCACCACGTAATGTTACAGGGCAATGGGGGACACCTCCTGGTCAATTTGTTAGAGGGTCAAAGTCTGGAGCATTTAAGGTATTCGGAGATTACCCAACTATAGATAAGGTGTCAAAGAAAAAAATATTTGATGGCGGTAGGTTTATCAATGAAGAAGATATTAAATATGAACGTAAAGTTTGTGTGATTGGAGAGGATATCTATAAGCAGTTTTATGATAAAGAAGAAGAAGCTATTGGTGATTTTGTGAAAATTAACGGTATATATTTTAAGGTAATTGGTGTTTATAAACCTACCCAACAAGGATTTGAAGGGGATGACTCTATTTTTCTTCCTTTCACTACATTCCAAAGTATTTTTAATCAAGGAAGAAATATTTCTTGGATGGTAATAACCGCTAAACCTGATAAGAATATAGTGAATACAGAAGCCAAAATAAAAACTGCACTTAAGCGAATGCATGACGTGCACCCGGATGATGATCAGGCATTTGGGAGTTTTAATTTAGGAGAAGAAGTAGCAAAAGTAAATGGATTTTTGTCTGGAATGCGATTGATAACCTACATTGTTGGTATAGCTACACTTATAGCAGGTGTGATTGCTATTGGTAACGTTTTATTAATAACTGTTAAAGAGCGCACACGAGAGATTGGAGTAAGAAGAGCATTGGGAGCAACTCCAGCAGAAATACGAGGGCAAATAATGTTAGAGTCCATTATGTTAACTTTTATAGCAGGTCTTATAGGTTTTGTTTTTGGAACTATTGTCCTTTGGGGAGTAAATAGTGCTATTGGTAATAGTGATGATGTCCCCATATTAAATCCTACGGTAGATTTCTTTGCTGTGGTCGGGGCATTACTGTCTATAGTTCTTTTAGGAACAATAATCGGTCTAATTCCTGCGCAAAAAGCAGTAAGTATAAAACCAATTGAAGCATTAAGAGAAGAATAA
- a CDS encoding ABC transporter permease, producing MFDRDRWQEIFEAIGKNKLRTFLSGFTVALGILIFTILLGLGNGLLNSFLSSFVDDAQNVIFIRGGRTSKAFKGFQENRKIQFENEDFEFVNSNYIGKVEYATPRIYRNGLAKYKKESGSYSIRAVHPDHQYLEKTIMMKGRYLNEADIVERTKNIVIGRLIEKDLFKNENALGKTLEVDGIAYKIVGVFQDSGGDNEERILYMPYKTVQLLFGNNEDLDQINISYNMAMDTEQAIAFSKQIEEDFKKKFNVSPDDQSAIRVRSFAEDIKETMVILGGIYALIFVVGIGTLISGVIGIGNIMTFSIKERTKELGIRKALGASPRSIIAMVLQESVLITAVAGYLGLILGMLILKLIGNNLEDFFILNPKVDTGVIVVATITLILSGLLAGYIPARRAAKIKPIIALRDE from the coding sequence ATGTTTGATAGAGATAGGTGGCAGGAAATTTTTGAGGCAATAGGTAAAAATAAGTTACGAACTTTTCTATCTGGGTTTACTGTTGCATTAGGGATATTAATTTTCACCATTTTATTAGGGTTAGGTAATGGTCTACTCAATAGTTTTCTTAGCAGTTTTGTAGATGATGCTCAGAATGTAATTTTTATTAGAGGAGGAAGAACTTCTAAAGCCTTTAAAGGTTTCCAGGAAAATAGAAAAATTCAGTTTGAAAATGAAGATTTCGAATTTGTAAACTCTAATTATATTGGTAAAGTGGAATATGCTACGCCAAGAATTTATCGTAACGGATTAGCTAAATATAAAAAAGAATCGGGGAGTTATAGCATAAGAGCGGTTCATCCTGATCATCAGTATCTCGAAAAAACGATCATGATGAAAGGGCGATATCTTAATGAAGCAGATATCGTAGAAAGGACTAAAAATATCGTTATTGGAAGACTTATAGAAAAAGATCTTTTTAAAAATGAAAATGCCCTTGGAAAAACTCTTGAAGTAGATGGTATAGCTTATAAAATTGTTGGAGTATTTCAGGATAGTGGTGGCGATAATGAAGAACGAATACTTTATATGCCGTATAAAACAGTTCAGTTACTTTTCGGGAATAATGAAGATTTAGATCAGATCAATATCTCCTATAATATGGCGATGGATACGGAGCAAGCTATTGCTTTTTCTAAGCAAATTGAAGAAGACTTTAAGAAAAAATTCAATGTATCACCCGATGATCAAAGTGCTATAAGAGTTCGAAGTTTTGCAGAAGATATTAAAGAAACTATGGTGATTTTAGGCGGTATCTATGCGCTTATATTTGTTGTGGGAATAGGAACATTAATTTCAGGAGTGATTGGTATTGGAAATATTATGACCTTCAGTATAAAGGAAAGAACGAAAGAATTGGGTATTAGAAAAGCTTTAGGTGCTTCTCCTAGATCTATAATAGCAATGGTGCTTCAAGAGTCAGTTTTAATTACGGCTGTAGCTGGATATTTAGGTTTGATTTTAGGGATGCTAATTTTGAAACTAATAGGTAATAATTTAGAAGATTTTTTTATTCTTAACCCAAAAGTGGATACAGGTGTTATCGTGGTAGCAACAATTACGTTAATACTTTCAGGACTGTTAGCTGGATATATTCCCGCGAGAAGAGCTGCAAAAATCAAACCGATCATTGCGCTTAGAGACGAATAA
- a CDS encoding ABC transporter ATP-binding protein: MIEIKDLHKSYQMGSNSLHVLKGINFSVKEGELVAIMGSSGSGKSTLLNILGMLDEADTGSYFLDQVPIKGLNETKAAQYRNKFLGFVFQSFNLINYKSALENVALPLYYQRKKRKERTEKALEYLGKVGLAEWATHLPSELSGGQKQRVAIARALAADPKVLLADEPTGALDSKTSYEVMDIIQGINDDGKTILVVTHEEDIANMCKRIVHLKDGVIVEDKAVEQVRASQYV, from the coding sequence ATGATTGAAATTAAAGACTTACATAAATCTTACCAAATGGGGAGCAATTCCCTTCATGTTCTTAAAGGAATTAATTTTAGTGTTAAAGAAGGAGAGCTAGTTGCTATTATGGGATCTTCGGGTTCTGGTAAATCTACATTACTGAATATTTTAGGAATGTTAGATGAGGCAGATACCGGAAGTTATTTTCTTGATCAAGTTCCTATTAAAGGACTAAATGAAACAAAAGCGGCACAGTATCGCAATAAGTTCTTAGGCTTCGTTTTTCAATCTTTTAACCTAATTAATTACAAATCTGCCTTAGAAAATGTAGCATTACCCTTGTATTATCAAAGGAAGAAAAGAAAAGAAAGAACTGAAAAAGCCCTGGAATATTTAGGTAAAGTTGGCTTAGCAGAATGGGCAACCCATTTACCTAGTGAACTTTCTGGAGGACAAAAGCAAAGAGTAGCAATCGCACGTGCATTAGCAGCTGATCCAAAGGTGTTATTAGCAGATGAACCAACAGGAGCTTTGGATAGCAAAACTTCTTACGAAGTAATGGATATAATTCAAGGTATTAATGATGATGGAAAAACAATATTAGTCGTAACTCATGAAGAAGATATTGCTAATATGTGTAAACGTATCGTACATCTAAAAGATGGTGTTATTGTAGAAGATAAGGCAGTAGAACAAGTAAGAGCATCGCAATATGTTTGA
- a CDS encoding VIT domain-containing protein, with amino-acid sequence MIKKILLVIGLLVFTFGFGQIPTLAVHKDDKKTNLPIHKLLIQIDVVGNISRTTFDITFYNPYEKILEGDFSFPLNEGQDVCRYALDVNGNLREGVVIEKIKARQVYEAVVRKSIDPGILSKTKGNFYKTRIYPIPEKGYKRVLFAVEHILPITGNELHYLLPMSMTEEVGTFSLEVNVVKSEKKPILRSEDYPEFTFDIVSEIYQLNFNREEYQPTKELDFGVPFFNKSDQFAYTEMYKGQNYFYTSFKIPEFETKPKLSPKNIAIYWDCSFSGEKRNIELEFRVLKKYLEKLKGEKEVRVHTFNYRETSDKRFKITDNASVLISYLQNIPSDGATRLENLNFAKDYDEILLFSDGISTIGNENMILPKTPIYAFSSSPGSNYSTLKYIASKTNGKYLKLDEKSIDQMLGKLNTSSIQHMSFDFDPEEFTEIVVSPDSYERSSFTMAGISLRQDAEFTVNFGNEKGTIWSKKVKVSSNNTDRAIIPRVWARFKIAELYMQYQKNKEAITNLGKEYGIVTRNTAFIVLDRIEDYVTHEIVPPKELQKEYYSLLEQKEKKKTKDDRDIQKRNVKQLSILKDWYETIITPKRDFDKAIRAGAAANSNMSAAERRRMAELSETQRTLEGANQRMAPPTPPVLADIVEDDLEVEEVIVEDVATEESINVNKRRRSGKTSGPKIKLLAWQPEAPYLDSLRNVSPGKTISLYHQLKEGYKHTPSFYIEVADFFFKNKNKKQAVVVLSNLLELDLENAELLKVVARRLLDENENELAIEVYKEILELRPEEPQSHRDLALAYVQNKEYQKALDLFNHILKTKWERFESIKEIVLNEINMLISQHKVSLDISMVNKELIYEMPIDVRIVVDWSSNDNDIDLWVMDPKGEKCYYQNKRTEIGGKISTDITAGYGPEEFTLKKAPRGFYTIYVNYFSESRQSIIGPVTVYATMYTNYGRKNQIAKRIAIQLEDGKKTLQIGQLEF; translated from the coding sequence ATGATAAAAAAAATACTTTTAGTTATTGGGTTGTTAGTGTTTACGTTTGGCTTTGGTCAGATTCCTACTCTTGCTGTTCATAAAGACGATAAAAAAACCAATTTACCAATACATAAATTATTAATTCAGATAGATGTAGTAGGTAATATTTCTAGAACCACATTCGATATTACATTTTATAATCCTTATGAAAAAATTTTGGAAGGAGATTTTTCATTTCCTCTTAATGAAGGACAAGATGTTTGTAGGTATGCTTTAGATGTTAATGGGAATCTTCGGGAAGGCGTAGTTATTGAAAAGATAAAAGCCAGACAAGTGTATGAAGCAGTGGTTCGTAAGAGTATAGACCCTGGGATTTTGTCTAAAACTAAAGGTAATTTTTATAAAACCAGAATATATCCGATTCCAGAAAAGGGATATAAAAGAGTACTCTTTGCTGTAGAGCATATACTTCCAATAACTGGTAATGAGTTACATTATTTATTGCCTATGAGTATGACAGAGGAAGTGGGAACATTTTCTTTGGAAGTAAATGTGGTAAAGAGTGAGAAAAAACCAATATTGAGATCAGAAGACTATCCAGAATTTACTTTTGACATTGTTTCTGAAATTTATCAATTGAACTTCAATCGCGAAGAGTATCAGCCTACAAAAGAATTGGATTTTGGAGTTCCGTTTTTTAACAAGTCTGATCAGTTTGCTTACACAGAAATGTATAAAGGTCAAAATTATTTTTATACTAGTTTTAAGATTCCTGAATTTGAGACTAAACCTAAATTATCTCCCAAAAATATCGCAATCTATTGGGATTGCTCTTTTTCTGGAGAAAAACGAAACATTGAACTAGAATTTAGAGTTTTAAAGAAGTATCTAGAAAAGCTTAAAGGAGAGAAAGAAGTTCGTGTTCATACTTTTAATTATAGAGAAACTAGCGATAAGAGATTTAAAATTACAGATAATGCCTCTGTGTTAATTTCATATTTGCAAAATATTCCCTCTGATGGTGCTACGAGATTAGAGAACTTAAATTTTGCTAAAGATTATGACGAAATTTTACTCTTTTCGGATGGGATTTCTACTATAGGAAACGAGAATATGATATTACCAAAAACACCTATTTATGCGTTTAGCTCTTCTCCTGGATCAAATTATAGCACTTTAAAGTATATAGCTTCAAAAACTAATGGGAAATACTTGAAGCTCGACGAAAAATCTATAGATCAGATGTTAGGTAAATTGAACACTTCTAGTATCCAGCATATGTCTTTCGATTTTGACCCAGAAGAATTTACGGAGATCGTAGTTTCTCCAGATTCTTATGAAAGAAGTAGTTTTACAATGGCTGGGATCTCTTTACGACAGGATGCAGAGTTTACAGTTAATTTTGGAAACGAAAAAGGAACCATATGGAGTAAAAAGGTCAAGGTAAGTAGTAATAATACAGATCGAGCAATTATCCCAAGAGTTTGGGCTCGATTTAAGATTGCAGAGCTTTATATGCAATATCAAAAAAATAAGGAAGCAATAACTAATTTAGGAAAAGAGTATGGGATTGTCACTCGCAATACTGCTTTTATCGTGTTGGATCGCATAGAAGATTATGTAACGCACGAAATAGTTCCTCCCAAAGAATTACAAAAAGAGTATTATAGCTTACTGGAACAAAAAGAGAAAAAGAAAACAAAAGATGATCGTGACATACAAAAAAGGAATGTGAAGCAATTATCAATATTAAAAGATTGGTATGAAACGATTATAACACCTAAAAGAGATTTTGATAAAGCGATAAGAGCTGGAGCAGCTGCGAATAGTAATATGTCAGCAGCAGAACGAAGAAGGATGGCGGAATTGTCAGAAACACAAAGAACATTAGAAGGAGCAAATCAAAGAATGGCACCACCTACTCCTCCCGTGCTTGCTGATATAGTAGAAGATGATTTAGAAGTAGAAGAGGTGATAGTTGAAGATGTAGCAACTGAAGAGTCTATTAACGTAAATAAAAGGAGGAGATCTGGTAAAACTTCAGGACCAAAAATTAAACTACTCGCGTGGCAACCAGAAGCTCCGTACCTGGATAGTTTAAGAAACGTTTCTCCTGGTAAAACGATTTCATTATACCATCAGTTAAAAGAAGGATATAAGCATACTCCTTCTTTTTATATCGAAGTAGCAGATTTCTTCTTTAAGAATAAAAATAAAAAACAAGCAGTTGTAGTATTGTCTAATCTATTAGAGCTTGATCTGGAAAACGCAGAACTTCTTAAGGTAGTTGCCAGAAGGTTGCTGGATGAGAATGAAAATGAGTTAGCCATTGAAGTGTATAAGGAGATACTGGAACTTCGTCCGGAGGAACCTCAATCACATAGGGATTTAGCTCTTGCGTATGTTCAAAATAAAGAATATCAGAAAGCTCTAGATCTGTTCAATCATATCTTAAAAACAAAATGGGAACGATTTGAGTCCATCAAAGAAATTGTATTGAATGAGATAAATATGTTGATTTCTCAGCATAAGGTGAGTTTAGATATTTCTATGGTGAATAAAGAGCTTATCTATGAAATGCCTATAGACGTGCGCATTGTAGTAGATTGGAGTAGTAATGATAATGATATAGATCTATGGGTGATGGATCCTAAAGGTGAAAAGTGTTACTATCAGAATAAACGAACTGAAATAGGAGGTAAGATAAGCACTGACATTACTGCAGGATACGGCCCAGAAGAGTTTACACTAAAGAAAGCACCAAGAGGATTTTATACTATATATGTAAATTATTTTAGTGAATCTCGTCAAAGTATCATAGGTCCTGTTACTGTATATGCAACGATGTATACCAATTATGGTAGAAAGAATCAGATAGCCAAACGAATTGCTATCCAGTTAGAAGATGGAAAAAAGACATTGCAAATCGGACAACTAGAGTTTTAG
- a CDS encoding DUF420 domain-containing protein — protein MSNSISEVEKKYNKWIIILSIVIPVAVAALFGVNLRRLGFDVEPLTFLPPIYASINGLTAVILMIAFWAIKNKKVKLHERLMKTAIVCSVLFLVMYVAYHMTSDSTKFGGEGVIRYIYYFILFTHIVLSIVVIPFVLITYVRALAKNFDRHRKIARITFPLWLYVAITGVVVYLMIAPYYS, from the coding sequence ATGAGTAATAGTATATCAGAGGTCGAGAAGAAATATAATAAATGGATAATCATTTTATCAATAGTTATACCGGTAGCGGTAGCTGCTTTATTTGGTGTAAACCTTCGTAGATTAGGATTTGATGTAGAACCTTTAACATTTTTGCCTCCAATTTATGCAAGTATTAACGGATTGACTGCCGTTATTCTAATGATAGCATTTTGGGCAATTAAGAATAAGAAGGTCAAGTTGCATGAAAGGCTAATGAAGACGGCAATAGTGTGCTCCGTATTATTCTTGGTAATGTATGTCGCTTATCATATGACCAGTGATTCAACAAAGTTTGGAGGAGAAGGTGTTATTCGATATATATATTATTTTATATTATTTACACATATAGTATTATCGATTGTTGTGATTCCATTTGTTTTGATAACTTATGTAAGAGCATTAGCAAAAAATTTCGACAGACATCGAAAAATTGCCAGAATCACATTTCCTCTATGGTTATATGTAGCAATAACTGGTGTTGTTGTGTATTTAATGATAGCTCCATACTATAGTTAA